One window of the Hyperolius riggenbachi isolate aHypRig1 chromosome 5, aHypRig1.pri, whole genome shotgun sequence genome contains the following:
- the LOC137519444 gene encoding streptococcal hemagglutinin-like, translated as MNKLASLANSAQEHTSLPNSARELTSMPNSAQHASLPNSAQERASQPNAAQEHASKSKSAQEHASMPNSAQQHASMPNSAQQHASMPNSAQQHASMPNSAQQHTSMPKSAQEHASMPNSAQQYASMPNSAQEHSSLPNSAQQHASLPNSAQERTFLPNAAQEQASMPNSAQEHASLPNSAQQHASLPNSAQQHGSLPNSAQEHTSLPNSAQEHTSLSNSAQEHASIPNSAQEHTSLSNSAQEHVSMPNSAQEHTSLPNAAQELASMPNSAQEHTSLPNAAQELASMPNSAQEHTSLSNSAQEHVSMPNSAQEHTSLPNAAQELASMPNSAQEHTSLSNFAQEHASLPNYAQHASLPNSAQEHTSLSNFAQEHASLPNYAQHASLPNSAQHASLPNYAQHASLPNYAQHASLPNSAQEHTSLSNSAQELASLPNSAQEHTSLSNSAQEHASMLYSDG; from the coding sequence atgaataagctCGCCTCCCTGGCAAACTCTGCACAGGAGCATACTTCCCTGCCAAACTCTGCACGGGAGCTCACCTCCATGCCAAACTCTGCACAGCACGCCTCTCTGCCAAACTCTGCACAGGAGCGTGCTTCCCAGCCAAATGCTGCACAGGAGCATGCCTCCAAGTCAAAATCTGCACAGGAGCATGCCTCCATGCCAAACTCTGCACAGCAGCACGCTTCCATGCCAAACTCTGCACAGCAGCACGCCTCCATGCCAAACTCTGCACAGCAGCACGCCTCCATGCCAAACTCTGCACAGCAGCACACCTCCATGCCAAAATCTGCACAGGAGCATGCCTCCATGCCAAACTCTGCACAGCAGTACGCCTCCATGCCAAACTCTGCACAGGAGCACTCCTCCCTGCCAAACTCTGCACAGCAGCATGCTTCCCTACCAAACTCTGCACAGGAGCGTACTTTCCTGCCAAAcgctgcacaggagcaagcctccATGCCAAACTCTGCACAGGAGCATGCTTCCCTACCAAACTCTGCACAGCAGCATGCTTCCCTACCAAACTCTGCACAGCAGCATGGTTCCCTACCAAACTCTGCACAGGAGCACACCTCCCTCCCAAACTCTGCACAGGAGCATACTTCCCTGTCAAACTCTGCACAGGAGCACGCCTCCATTCCAAACTCTGCACAGGAGCATACTTCCCTGTCAAACTCTGCACAGGAGCATGTCTCCATGCCAAACTCTGCACAGGAGCATACTTCCCTGCCAAACGCTGCACAGGAGCTCGCCTCCATGCCAAACTCTGCACAGGAGCATACTTCCCTGCCAAACGCTGCACAGGAGCTCGCCTCCATGCCAAACTCTGCACAGGAGCATACTTCCCTGTCAAACTCTGCACAGGAGCATGTCTCCATGCCAAACTCTGCACAGGAGCATACTTCCCTGCCAAACGCTGCACAGGAGCTCGCCTCCATGCCAAACTCTGCACAGGAGCATACTTccctgtcaaactttgcacaggagCACGCCTCCCTGCCAAACTATGCACAGCACGCCTCCCTGCCAAACTCTGCACAGGAGCATACTTccctgtcaaactttgcacaggagCACGCCTCCCTGCCAAACTATGCACAGCACGCCTCCCTGCCAAACTCTGCACAGCACGCCTCCCTGCCAAACTATGCACAGCACGCCTCCCTGCCAAACTATGCACAGCACGCCTCCCTGCCAAACTCTGCACAGGAGCATACTTCCCTGTCAAACTCTGCACAGGAGCTCGCCTCCCTGCCAAACTCTGCACAGGAGCATACTTCCCTGTCAAACTCTGCACAGGAGCACGCCTCCATGCTATACTCTGACGGTTAG